Proteins encoded together in one Miscanthus floridulus cultivar M001 chromosome 16, ASM1932011v1, whole genome shotgun sequence window:
- the LOC136510815 gene encoding uncharacterized protein, whose amino-acid sequence MVDARASAAAAAEGFVPAGDASRASAVEEPDGALVIKGAAAAGDAGGTASVAARGGALVHEDCRAAAVAINSSHTADRVSSERAHKQCRGRVKPLSYIYEKKHDTVFDAAAGEERGGASVDGHETENASSANMAADDGEAHVSEATVADLSAQALAAGSVDAEVMTKLAEIYNELRMKVLDVEREKSAAAHAGAGRRA is encoded by the exons ATGGTCGACGCGCGTGccagtgcggcggcggcggcggagggcttTGTCCCGGCAGGGGACGCCAGCCGCGCTTCAGCGGTGGAGGAGCCTGATGGTGCGTTGGTTATCAAGGGCGCTGCGGCGGCCGGGGACGCAGGTGGCACTGCATCGGTGGCTGCGCGCGGCGGCGCCTTAGTCCACGAGGACTGCCGCGCTGCGGCGGTCGCCATCAACTCGAGCCACACCGCCGACCGCGTCAGCTCTGAGAGAGCGCACAAGCAGTGCAGGGGGCGCGTCAAGCCCCTCAGCTATATCTACGAGAAGAAGCATGACACCGTGTTCGATGCAGCTGCGGGCGAAGAACGCGGCGGTGCTTCCGTCGACGGGCATG AGACCGAGAATGCGTCGTCTGCCAACATGGCGGCGGACGATGGGGAGGCGCACGTCAGCGAGGCCACTGTGGCGGACCTGTCGGCTCAAGCCCTGGCCGCGGGGTCCGTCGACGCAGAGGTCATGACGAAGCTGGCGGAGATCTATAATGAGCTGAGGATGAAGGTTCTCGACGTCGAGAGGGAGAAGTCCGCGGCGGCGCACGCTGGAGCCGGCCGCCGTGCATAG